The DNA window TGGCTATCGTTCTTATATATTGAACGTTCCGAAACATCACTTTTCCGTGGTAATTTTAGGAAATAACAATGATTTTAAGCCGTTCCAATTGGTTTATGAGGTTGTCGATCTATTTTTAAAAGAAAATGAAAAAGAAATACCATCACCCATAAAGACAATTTATACGACGCAAGAACTGAAACCGTTTACAGGGACTTATGAAATGTTTCCAGGATCATTATTCAACATCATAGCTGAAAACAATGAACTTTATTATCAGGCTTTCGGTAGTAACAAGAAAATGCAGTTGCCTATCATTGGAGATGGCATTTTTGCCAATCCAAACCTGCCGATCAGCTACTTTTCATTTGATAAAAACACTTGTATCTTCCATATTGCAGATTTTAAATATTCCAGTAAAAAAGTAACAGTGATTTCGCCAACTCTCAATAAGAATGATCTGATAAAATTGGCAGGCATTTATAAAAATAAAGAATTCAATACACAATATGAATTGGTCGTCGAAAATAATGAATTGATCGCACGACACAGCTCGAATGACGACATCACTTTACATTCGTTTGCCAATAACAGCTTTTATTCGGATGAAGGATTTTTCGGAAAACTTGTCTTTCGGAAAAATATAAAAGAAGAAATCACTGGATTTTCCCTATCAGGGCAAAATTTAAATAATATTTTATTTGTAAAGATCAAATAAGCAATTAACAAGATGATCATAAACTTAAATTTATCAAAATTCATCTTTATATAAATCCTATTAACTACATACAAATTAAATATTCTATCACATTCTTTGTAAAAATATTTAAACGAAAGTAGAAGACATCGAAGTAAAATAATTATTAATACGCTTTGAAACTTCTGTAATGAATTGGATAGCTTTGCATTACATTGCTTTCTCTATTTTATTCCTCAGAAAAATAAAAGTTTAAACAGGTTAGTTAATAATACTAAACTGAAAAATATTGATAGGAGAATTTTTAATTTCATTATTGATTTTGTTTTAATTGGCTATTAACAACAATAGAATTTACAATTCGCTATTCATAGCTACCGAAAAAATACAAAAAGAAAACCAATATTCAATGCATTTCCTTAAATCACTTTACCCTATTGGTAATTCATATAATCTATTAAAAAAGCTAATTTCACCACATCTGCAATAAAATAGTTCGAAGATAATCCTGTTGGGTTCACTTAAACTCACAATTTTTATTGTGAGTTTTTTATTTTTTGGGTATTAATACTTAAGGAATTAGAGCATTCATATGATAATCGGGACGGCCAAAAGTTCGAATCCGAAATCCAATGAAGCCAATGATTCCCTGTTTACTTAATCCTGCCATTACATTATGGATCGTTGTTTCTAACGGCAGACCAAACTGATTGGGATTTTTCATGTAATGAAATCACCATAACAGTTGTCTTACAGATAAATAATTATCATATGAAGAATATCGGTCAAAAAATACCCTTCCTGGTTTTCATGATATTCAGCCTTATTTCTTTGAACAGATTAAGCGCGCAGAATTTATCTGTAAAAACAAACCCAACAAAACCTTTTTCATTTCCCCTTCATCTGGAAATGCGCGTCCCATTTGATCCTACTGCGTTTCAGAACAGAGAAAAGACGTTCCTGATCTATGAACTTTACCTGACGAACTTCAGCTCTTCACCCATCCGCCTCCAGCGCATTGAGCTGCTCGACGAAAACAAAAAAAACGGCAATCCTTTAGTCTCTTTTGACTCGATTCAACTCAAAACCATGGTGAAAACCTTCGGTGAAGACCTTCAGGATGGCTACCTGAGTATTCGGGGCGGCCAAAGTGCTGTGGTATATGTAGAGGCAAAAATGGATAAAGGCATGGTTTTTCCAGACAAAATAGCACACAGGGTTGTGACGGAAGATAATTCTTTGGAAGGAGCAGAAATCAGGACACACGCCACAAAACTACAGGTTTTTACACCTCCGGTAGGAGGCTCCGACTGGATTGCTGCTGATGGTCCCGGAAATAGCGTTGATAACCATCACCGAAGGGGAAATATAATTCTTGGAGGCCGGGCAGTGAATTCAAGGCGTTTTGCCATTGACTGGAAAAAGGTTAAAGACAGCATATCCTTTTCAGGCGACCCAAAAAACGTCCGTTCCTATTTTTGCTATGGCGAAAAGATCTTTGCTGTTGCTGACGGTACCATCATCAGCGCCACAGACGGGTTACCGGATAATATCCCCGGTCACGGAAAAGAATTCCATCCGGCGGTTCCGCTGACCTTTGAAAATCTTCCCGGCAACCACATCGTGATTGATCTGGGAAACGGACATTACGCATATTATATGCATATGAAACCAGGCAGCTTACGGGTTAAAACAGGAGATCATGTCCGTAAAGGTCAGTTATTAGGCAACATCGGTAACTCCGGAGATGCCCGGGAACCGCATCTGCATTTTGAGGTGACTAATTCTCCGCAGCTTCTTCTGGGAGAAGGCGTCCCTTATATTATTGATTATTACCGCTTGGGATACCAGAAAGGATTTGATGATGTTCGCACCCATGAATTACCTAAAGAAAAGGAAATTGTTGATTTTGAAAAGCCGGATAAAAAATAAAGCCTCCATACTAACATTGCGTTCACCTATTCCATAAAAAATCCCCTGAAAAGCATGCTGCCTTTCAGGGGATTTTATGTAGAGTATATTTATTTCAGCGTAAAGCCATTGCCATCCCAAACGTAGGTCTTCGAAGATCTTTTCTTCTTTTCCCGGTCCTGGTCATCCCGCTCCATTTCTTCCATTTTCAGGATAAAAGCATTGGGGATACCGCCTTTATCATTGGGAAAAATAAATTTCTCATCGTGATAATACACATCGGCATCGCCTACATTCATCAGCTGTGGAAGCGCAATGAGCTTCTGATCCTTGAAGAGTATATACTGGTCATACCCCGGAATCCCGCACGCTTCCCCGGAAACAGAAGCTTTCAGGGTAAACAGCACCTCTTTGAGTTTGTGATTGCTTTCAATAGTGAAAGTCGCATAACTCAGGCTTTCAGCAGAACCGGTATCAAAAGTTACCTCACTGACCAGACGGTTCCCCTGTATGGCCCTGATTGCAGCAATATTCTGTTTATACACCTGATTAAACTGTTTATCCGTTCTGTCAATGGTTTTGGAAATCCCGAACAGAAAATCATATCCGTCTTTATTTCGGTATCCTATGGCCAGGTTTCCGCCCCAGATATACCCATCTTTCGTTTCACCATTTTTCTGATAAGATACTTTATACCAGTTTGCAGCCCTTTCTCCCAGTTGGAGAGCAACAGGTTCTTTTTGAAGAACTAAAACCTGCTGATTGGATGGCAGGGAATCTGACACCGGTGCCTTGACATCCGGCGATTGACGCACACGCGCCCAGTCGGTAAAGACCTTTTGCGGTTTATGGTCTTCAAAATTAAAGACTCCGTTGGAATAGGTATATTCCTGTTCCTGAGCGGAAACC is part of the Chryseobacterium camelliae genome and encodes:
- a CDS encoding SH3 domain-containing protein, with translation MKSLFTFLLIGLVRVVSAQEQEYTYSNGVFNFEDHKPQKVFTDWARVRQSPDVKAPVSDSLPSNQQVLVLQKEPVALQLGERAANWYKVSYQKNGETKDGYIWGGNLAIGYRNKDGYDFLFGISKTIDRTDKQFNQVYKQNIAAIRAIQGNRLVSEVTFDTGSAESLSYATFTIESNHKLKEVLFTLKASVSGEACGIPGYDQYILFKDQKLIALPQLMNVGDADVYYHDEKFIFPNDKGGIPNAFILKMEEMERDDQDREKKKRSSKTYVWDGNGFTLK
- a CDS encoding M23 family metallopeptidase, which encodes MKNIGQKIPFLVFMIFSLISLNRLSAQNLSVKTNPTKPFSFPLHLEMRVPFDPTAFQNREKTFLIYELYLTNFSSSPIRLQRIELLDENKKNGNPLVSFDSIQLKTMVKTFGEDLQDGYLSIRGGQSAVVYVEAKMDKGMVFPDKIAHRVVTEDNSLEGAEIRTHATKLQVFTPPVGGSDWIAADGPGNSVDNHHRRGNIILGGRAVNSRRFAIDWKKVKDSISFSGDPKNVRSYFCYGEKIFAVADGTIISATDGLPDNIPGHGKEFHPAVPLTFENLPGNHIVIDLGNGHYAYYMHMKPGSLRVKTGDHVRKGQLLGNIGNSGDAREPHLHFEVTNSPQLLLGEGVPYIIDYYRLGYQKGFDDVRTHELPKEKEIVDFEKPDKK